One Carettochelys insculpta isolate YL-2023 chromosome 1, ASM3395843v1, whole genome shotgun sequence genomic window, GTTCAACTGGCACTTGTAGAAGTGGCAGCATAGGGAGCCCACAGCGGCCTGTTGGCTGCTTTTAGAAAGCAGGCAGAGCACCAGGCACCtaaggagcctgccttagctccaGACTCCAGCTGTGCTACCAACTGGAATCTTAACAGCTCACTCAGCTgtgctgactggagctgccacagTCCCTTCTTGATCAGATGCTctgatgggctacatctacaccgacacaaacatttgaaatggacatgcaaatagccaaatcaaagattactaacaaggtgatgaaatgcatatttagcacctctttagcatgccactggccacagctcttcaaaatggccacgttTCACACCccctgcacggctcatccaggtGGAGCTCCTTTAGCAAGGTACCCCCAACCggatgagctgtgcaggagtGAAATGCTGCAGTTTCAAAGAGCCTACAATAGGGTAGCCAGGCAGCTGGTTTTCAGTCTAGGAGAAATTGAGAATCACTGATTGGAGGGGGTCCCCACGGAGCAACAGGCTCCGATAGCACACTCCAGTTGCAGTGTGCCCTTTCACCCTGAAGTATTGCTGTTGTCAGCATGGGAGGCAGAGGCACAtacactggggcgggggggggagagacCCTGTGCAAAAGTAGATTCCTGATACGGAAGTGTAAGGGTAGCAGATATAAAGAGACAAAGAGGCAATTCCTCCTGTGGGTCTTAGGACCAAACCACTTCCCCTCCTTCCTGAggttcctgaaggctcccacagcaggctcTTGTAGCTTGCAGAGTGGTGTATATGCCCAGAAGCACATCCATTAAAAGTGAAGAGCCTTCCAGCTTGCTAAACCAAGTAGCACAACATTAAGTCCATAAAATGAAACCACTTAACAGGCCTGTGTATTATGTTTACAAAGCCTTTGTTTAAGTTTACTTtatatatttcattagtttgtggcagaAGATTATGCAAGAAAGTTTGAGAGGTGATTTTTATCACTATTTAGATGAAGTCTATGTATCTTTAGCTCTAAACGCGTGGAGCTGCAGAGCTTTGGGGATTTTTTGGTTTGTCTGAAGTCTTCAGAAGGTCCTTGTTTGTTAGTTACTGTAATgcaaaacttgcttccaaagtcttccccTCCTTTTCATCCCTTCCTACTCTTCCGCCCTCTTACAGGGCAACGTTGCCTTTCTTCCCCAAGCTGGCCCAAGGGACATTCCTTCTGCTTCAAGAGAGCCCTCTACCACAAAAATCAATAGCTTACTAAGCTGAAGACCTTTGATGTACCCAAAGTGTTTGGAAATATTTTAACAAATTTCATAACCACGCCTTATAAACAGAAAACCCACAAaattagtgttttgtttttttccagaaagccATGTACTTTGGTATGGACAGACTGCTCTGCCAGGTTAATTTAAAAAGTCTGTTTTGGTGAAATTCAGATATGAGTATTTTTAAAAGACAACCATATATTTAGGATAAAATAAGCTTTGAAATATTGAAAAAAGTGTAAAGCAGGAGTGCTGCATCATGTATTCCTTATTTGTTTTCAGCAGGACAATTGACTTGCCCTTACTAGTAAGTTTTTGGAAATAAACCTAGATATATAAAAACCTGTGAGTGTTCACACATTTAGTTTTTAATTAAGTACCTTGTGCAGCTCCagtctggcatgcagtggaaaacatgttcTGTTTTCTGGGTAAAGAAATTTTGATGACAttttggggatgggaggggaaatCCTATTTGCTCTATCTGGGTCCAGGGATTGGGTTGTAATGAGAGGCTAGGCAGAAAAGGAAAACAGCTGAGTAGGGGCAGGGGGTGCTCAAGCTTGTTTCCCACGCAATAGCTTTACCCACCGCTCATGGGAAATTGATATCTACTATATCCTTGAGAACATCCACATGtctgcccagcccagagcagggaaAGTTAgtatcaccaaatttggtatacagcttcctcttacaacTGCAAGCAAGGTCAGGATGGGTTGTGTCTGGACCATGGGAGGGGTGGAGAAGATTGTTTCTTTTCAAGGACCAGAGGGTTCTGATAACAGACTTGTACTCCAGAATGAACACAGGTAGTATGCATACAGGACAGATCCTCAAAATAGCAATGGGGAgttggttgggggagggggtagtGAATTTGCTGCCCTGGAGAACTGTGGAGCAGCAGCCACATGGCTAGTGTGGGCCTCTGCTaccctccccaggcagctctATTAAGCACTAAGTCAGAGGGGTCTTGGGTAAATCCGAAGTCATTTTCCATTGCAATTGATTTCCTCCCCGTACATTAAACACCCAGGCCCAACTACCAGTTTCAAACACACACTAATTCTAGTTTAGCTCCAGCTAGGTCACCATCTTAAAGCATTAAACTTCTGCTATGTGTTGTACTAGAAGATGGGTTACTGTGTGTGCAAGGAAGTAGTAAAGCCCTGAAGACAGCTGCATATGTACTATGGCCCATACAGTAGTCCCTAGGCACACTGTCTGCAGGGTAAATTCCCCCATAACCTTTATTTTCACCCCTCCAGCTGAAGAGTGCTGACTGCTGCACCTTTGCTACAGACTCCAAGTGACTTAGAGGTGTTTACTATGGTAGATGTTATACCAGAATCCTACGTATTTCATATGCTGGGAATACCTACACCCAAAAGCTGCTACTACCCACTTTGTTGCATGacacctttcctccccaccccagcactaaGCAACCCAGGTTGTATCTAGCCAACCTGCGCTCAAACAGTGGTAGGAATTTTACGTCAGCAGCACTGATGCAACCCCCTTAAAGCATTAAGGCCCTAAGTACTGCTGTGATGCCCTGGAGGTAAGGAAGAAAGTGTAATTTCACAAGTTGCTTTAAGCCTAGCAAGAAGCCTGTGGCTTAGGTGAGCAGGAGCTGAAGCTCTTCAGAAATTAAGGCCCTGATTTGGTCATTGGTGTCTAGGAGTAGTTGGTACTGAGACCCAATGACATTGTAGCAGGACTAGTTGCAGACAGGTGACTGCTACTGTTTAACTGGACGTCCCCAGCTAGATGTAGGACAATAGCACACTTCAAATGCTgtgacattttattttgaaggtAACAGGTTAAACATGTCTACATTTTAACAGGCACAAAATGCTACCTCTTCTCAGGTTACATATGGTTTTCACCCACCTATGACAGCCAATGTTTGTTGTAACAATTCTCTCAGGAAGGAAACAGCCAAGAGACAAGTATATATTACTACTTAATCTGGTTATTAAATACCACTGCCTAATGATTCAGTACCTTCAGAAGCTGATTTAGGCATGGCACTTTTAGCCATTGCTGTCTCTCCAGTACTAGGAAGTACGCTGGTACACATATGGAATCCTAGAGATATGAAGTTTCAACTTTATCACAGATCCTCCTTAGCCTTAGAGACTGTTGCAGCTTCTGCTTCTTTATCCTGACTTTCTGGTTCCATGGAACCTGCAGACCCCTTACCCGAGGGGATGAAGGGACCCACAATCCAGGACAGAGGTGTGTTCTGCATCATGTAAGCCATCAGCTCATCCACATATTCCTGGGCCCTGCTCACCATCTCCCGGCTCtgggtcaggaggctgctggagagaTCCTGGAAGGAACCAACGCTTGAGAAGGAGGCACAGAGCTCTTCCATGTTGCGATACACCTGCTGCACCTTATCctgaaggctggtggggaggccttGAATGCTGGATACTAGCACCtggcaggcatcctgcagctgctggagaatgCTGCGGGACATGGCCAGAGTCTCAGATTCCAACTGGTGGAGAAACAGAGGCTAAGGTTAATATTCACCACAAGTTTAGACTAGCTGTTGCCACCTCTGGAGATTTTTGCAATACTTTAAGTTGTGCTGAAAGATACTAATACCAAAGAGCTCTTTCATCACTGCCAAGAGCCTTGGCTTTTGGGTATTCTTTACGAAAGGGAAGAAGTTTGGCTCATTTAGGTAAAGGAAGCCTATATTGTCACAGGCAACCACCATTTAACTGTGTCAGAGCAGATCTCAATGAGCAGAGGTTTCTCCAGTCAAACCCATGACAGACTGTTTGCTGGCCATACTTAACTTGAAGTAGGTACAAGCTTGTGCCCAAGAGAAACTAAAGACTCCTTGGGCACAGAATTGTGACTCATTTGACTGAGCAAGGAAGAAGTGTTTGAGGAAAAAACAGGGTTACTCAGTTATCTATTGGAATAAGTAGCAGATCAACTACCCAATGTATATACCTGTGTCTGCCAAGTCTCCGATTACACTGCCTTCAAGCTGCTTTCTGTTCCAGCTCAGCCACATTTGATAGAACTTCTCTTGGACATCTTGAAGTTTCACACCTTGCTTCATGTATTCCATCTAGAGGTGGTTTAAGTAGcagttttagtctttaaagtgctacacctCTGTTGGTGGGTGTACAGACTAACAATCTGGTTATCAGCTTTCACAGGACAGTGGTCTAgagcatgaaagctcatcaccaagttgttagtctttaaagtgccaaatTAAATAGCTTAAGAACTTCACATCAGTGTTTGATATCTGCAGATCAGTTACTCTAGATCAGATGCATAAGGTGTGCCTTCAACCCACAGATGGAGCTAATCTTGCTGCATTGAGCATCTTGTTATACAGCATGCAGCCTTGACTGACATCTAGGCTTCATTGTATCCTGATTCACACAGGATGAAGTGTAATGTTTCCCCTAATGTGCTGCCTTTCAGGGTATGGAGAAGTCTCAAACCACCAGCTAGCTTTCTGCATTTGCCCAGGCACCTGGGTCTGAGGAGGCTAGAAGTTCAGCTTCAAGAAGTAGTCAAGTCCTTACCAAACCAATGGCTTGATGAAGATGGGACAGGGCCTCACTGATGCTTTGACTGGTACACCTCATCTTGTCCAGGGAATAGCGGTAGGCACGCTGACAGAGTTTGGTTGACAGGGAACCTAATCTCACAAAATAACTGCGATGCTCTTCTGGCTTTGCTGAAGACCCTTCTGCTCCTTCCACAGGCTCAGCAAGTTCAGCTAGCATGAAAAGGAAGTGTTGTAGCCCCAGCTTAATCCAGTGGGGTAAACAGCCCTGCTTGAATTTCTACATCCTCCAATATCAGAGGACCATTTAAGTAACTTCAGTCTTTAGAGGAGACTCTCCTGACCATAATAGGACCAAGCCTGTTTTGGCATGTTTGGATAAGGACATTTCATGCCCATAATTTCTTCCAGAACCACCCTGACCCCACCTATAGTGGGGGCGGGGTGTCATTTGAGCTTGGTACATGCTCAACAAAGCTGAGCTGTGAAGGTTCAGACAAAAAACATTCTGTAGGGTCAGCCTACACTGATCagacaggtgggggtggggggggaagaacaTCCTGGTCTTTGAAAGGCCATAGCCCTGTCATTTGTATGTTCCTGACCTAGCTCCTCCTCCATCATGGGAAGGTAGTGATCCAAGAGCTCTTCtgacttccccagcactgcttccaTTCTGCTCATGGACAGTTGGCCCATTCTGGATTCTGCTACTGTGCTCATGCTGTCCGTCACTGCTGACTTGGTGGCCGTCATCCCATCCTGCACAGCCTCCTTCGTCATGTCTACCACTCTGCTCATGGCCGCCTTGACATCTGTCAGTCTGGATGAGACCGACTCCTGTGTGTCAGGCACAGCCTAGAGAGAAGGATCAAGCAAGGCATTACTGACCAGGAGTTCATGGCAATAAGACTCAAGCCATATTGCCTCATGGATTATTTCCCTTACTCAGACTCCAAGTCTACATCTTCATGGGATGACCAGCATCTTAATGACCTATATTCCCCGCACCCCCCACCATACGGGACACTTAAAGTTAGTCATTTAAGGAAGCTTGGTGGCAGATCCACACAGATAAGCATTTACCACCTGCTCATCCCCCACAGCCCTCTAGCCTCCATTCTTGGCTCTTCCTACCTCCTGCAGC contains:
- the LOC142007197 gene encoding LOW QUALITY PROTEIN: perilipin-3-like (The sequence of the model RefSeq protein was modified relative to this genomic sequence to represent the inferred CDS: inserted 2 bases in 1 codon) translates to MTSNGKDTNMTSPERGQEEQQTVLKRVANLPLVNSACDLAATAYTSTKESHPYVXSLCDLAEKGVTSITNVVVSSPESVPPTLETQNSTGAESASAVSAEVEETLPTPQQTAEKITPDTQESVSSRLTDVKAAMSRVVDMTKEAVQDGMTATKSAVTDSMSTVAESRMGQLSMSRMEAVLGKSEELLDHYLPMMEEELAELAEPVEGAEGSSAKPEEHRSYFVRLGSLSTKLCQRAYRYSLDKMRCTSQSISEALSHLHQAIGLMEYMKQGVKLQDVQEKFYQMWLSWNRKQLEGSVIGDLADTELESETLAMSRSILQQLQDACQVLVSSIQGLPTSLQDKDLSSSLLTQSREMVSRAQEYVDELMAYMMQNTPLSWIVGPFIPSGKGSAGSMEPESQDKEAEAATVSKAKEDL